The proteins below are encoded in one region of Hemiscyllium ocellatum isolate sHemOce1 chromosome 3, sHemOce1.pat.X.cur, whole genome shotgun sequence:
- the zbtb24 gene encoding zinc finger and BTB domain-containing protein 24, which translates to MDETLPAVLPASSLIIQSKTHKDTVLTNFEEQRKRNFLCDITLIAEDVHFKAHKALLAASSEYFSLMFADESQQGQGIYMLNGMAADTFSAVLEFIYTGRLNVAEKSIEHIVTIAEILKVNDLIKAYSDYQDNHLHVKVSLASNGIKVVVVDPNVDKDQPSKPKRKRGRPRKCEQQQTERTEADSGTPSDPQEHLSTLEEPTDESHCKTGNKITSEGSQSYQVSEPETCFDANAASQTEGYEHKLTAVGRSRYSNRRIQRPIKLMGYKLGTVEEEQEEMKKRGRKRKYPDVEARCEDCDKVFKNHHFLATHRRTHTGERPFKCFECGKGFSQKHTLQVHERMHTGERPYHCTVCGKALTTKHSLLEHMSLHTGKKAFNCDQCGKFFTQRRQLKSHYRVHTGQSMPECVHCRRKFMDAAQLKKHMRTHTGEKPFTCEICGKCFTAKNTLQTHIRIHRGEKPFTCTICGKSFADPSAKRRHDAMHTGNKPFVCPTCHQRFTRADNLRSHMKIHSKERKNSEIISVPANGDAEGVKTILQLQQYQLPTVGEQQIQLVVTNDVDNINFMPNHGQSIRIISAEGSQSLPSDQASNLALLTQQGEQMQNLTLVAQPGQTDNIQTIGMVGNQQCPGHPDHMHVITLTKEAMEHLQGQAQQLQITQGRSQPISLGQEPTQPVHLNQETAQHLQQARSAEVSDPSTQTISANQSSQQMQGEPLADQTFQLQADNVSYLYTTNLVTHS; encoded by the exons ATGGATGAGACATTGCCTGCTGTTTTACCTGCTTCTTCTCTCATCATTCAATCTAAGACTCACAAAGATACGGTTTTAACTAActttgaagaacaaagaaaaagaaatttcTTGTGTGACATCACTTTAATTGCTGAGGATGTTCATTTCAAAGCACACAAAGCACTGCTTGCTGCTAGCAGTGAATATTTCTCTCTGATGTTTGCTGATGAAAGCCAGCAAGGTCAAGGTATCTATATGCTTAATGGAATGGCAGCAGATACCTTCAGTGCTGTGCTGGAATTCATATACACTGGTCGTCTGAATGTCGCTGAAAAGTCTATTGAGCATATTGTGACCATTGCTGAGATTCTGAAAGTGAATGATTTAATTAAAGCATATTCAGACTATCAGGACAACCACTTACATGTTAAGGTATCATTAGCTTCCAATGGAATTAAAGTGGTAGTTGTGGATCCCAATGTTGATAAGGATCAGCCCTCAAAGCCAAAACGCAAAAGGGGAAGGCCCCGGAAATGTGAACAGCAGCAAACAGAAAGGACTGAAGCTGACAGTGGGACTCCATCTGACCCACAAGAACATCTGAGCACATTAGAAGAACCTACAGATGAATCTCATTGTAAAACAGGCAATAAGATTACCAGTGAAGGGAGTCAAAGCTATCAGGTTTCAGAACCAGAAACCTGTTTTGATGCTAACGCAGCTTCACAGACAGAAGGTTATGAACATAAATTAACGGCGGTGGGTCGCAGCCGCTACAGTAACCGTAGAATTCAGAGGCCTATTAAGTTAATGGGGTACAAGCTTGGCACAGTAGAGGAGGAACAGGAGGAAATGAAGAAGCGAGGGAGGAAGAGAAAGTATCCGGATGTGGAGGCTAGATGTGAAGACTGTGATAAAGTATTCAAAAATCATCACTTCTTGGCCACACATCGAAGGACACACACAG GTGAACGTCCTTTTAAGTGTTTTGAATGTGGTAAAGGATTTTCACAGAAGCACACGCTGCAGGTTCATGAGCGAATGCATACAGGGGAGCGTCCTTATCACTGCACAGTTTGTGGAAAGGCATTGACCACCAAGCACTCTTTGTTGGAGCACATGAGTCTGCACACAG gAAAGAAAGCTTTTAATTGTGACCAGTGTGGGAAGTTTTTTACTCAGAGAAGACAGTTGAAGAGCCATTACAGAGTCCATACAG GTCAGTCTATGCCTGAATGTGTGCACTGTCGTCGTAAATTCATGGATGCTGCTCAGCTGAAGAAACATATGAGAACACACACAG GTGAGAAACCATTTACATGTGAGATTTGTGGTAAATGTTTTACTGCAAAGAATACCCTGCAGACCCACATCAGAATCCACAG GGGAGAAAAACCCTTTACCTGCACTATATGTGGAAAATCCTTTGCTGATCCAAGTGCTAAAAGACGTCATGATGCCATGCACACAGGAAACAAGCCTTTTGTGTGTCCAACTTGTCATCAGCGATTCACTCGAGCTGACAACCTTAGGTCTCACATGAAGATTCACAGCAAGGAGAGGAAAAACAGTGAAATCATTAGTGTACCAGCTAATGGGGATGCAGAAGGAGTGAAGACTATCTTGCAACTGCAGCAGTACCAGCTTCCTACTGTAGGTGAACAACAGATACAGCTGGTGGTAACAAATGATGTTGACAATATTAATTTCATGCCCAACCATGGACAGAGCATTCGTATTATTTCAGCAGAGGGATCACAGAGTCTGCCGAGTGACCAGGCTTCAAATTTGGCTCTGCTGACTCAGCAAGGAGAGCAGATGCAGAACCTGACTCTGGTAGCTCAGCCTGGCCAAACAGACAACATCCAAACCATTGGCATGGTGGGAAACCAGCAATGTCCAGGCCACCCAGACCATATGCATGTGATCACATTGACGAAAGAGGCAATGGAGCACCTCCAGGGTCAAGCTCAACAACTGCAGATAACACAAGGGAGATCACAGCCTATTAGTCTTGGGCAGGAACCCACTCAGCCAGTTCATTTGAACCAGGAAACAGCTCAGCATCTTCAACAAGCTCGATCAGCAGAAGTTTCTGATCCATCAACTCAAACAATCTCTGCGAACCAATCTTCACAACAAATGCAAGGAGAGCCACTTGCAGATCAAACATTCCAATTGCAAGCAGACAATGTTTCTTACCTTTACACTACTAACTTAGTTACACACAGCTAG